AATTGCTGCGAAAGTAAATTATATAATTTGGGCTTATATATACCGTTGGACATGATATAAAAACATGTCCACTAGCACCAGAAGCTTCCAGTGCTGCTAATTTGTTCGACTTGTTAAAGCTTGCATTTGTAAACGGATTTGCAGTTGCTTTTTCGGAAGCGGTGGGTGAGTCAGCAGGAGTAGATCCGGTCATTGGTTTACTTGGAATCGGTGGTGGTTCGGTAGGTGAAACGACAAGCGTGTGGGCTTCTGCTTCTGCTTCTGTTGATTGAATGTTCCGCTTAAGATGCATTTCAAAATCCCCAATCTATGTAAAATGAAACAGATTAAATAATCACGACGTTTAATTGGATATTAAGGTATCAGACTATACGTGTACCTTTATCTTCAGCTCAGCAATCTGTGTCTCATCACAGACTCCAACGACAAGCTCCTGATATTTATTAACATTAAAAAAGAATGTTAATGAAAATAAAATATGGTTTGTAAGCTCCGATTTGGTGTTTGTCAAAGCTCGACTGAACTCACCTCAAAACCACTAGGAAAAGTTGCACGTCGAGAAAAACTTTTCTCTGATGGGCCTTCAAAATGAAAACGGCAAAATAATCAAAGCATGGAATAGAGAGCAATATGTAACAAATTCAGTATAACCGGTTAATTAACGTAAAATCTATTTTAAGGGAAACTAAAAGTAATTATGGAAACAAGATCATATCCATATCAAGAAACATGAAACCATCATGGTTTacatttttttgaacggcaaatttggatcactgacgcaccactggagtatcatcgtgccaccagcagaaccacccgatcatatccatctccactaggcaataatgcctatacaccaattcaggaagAAACCTAATAAATATAGGAACTAATCACTCACCCTTAGACTCCTCAATAACAACATTGTCGGATTTCTTCTCACATGACACAACAATTCCCGCTCGCTTTTTTGGAGAAGAAACAAGCTCCCTACCAAATGTTGGAACATGAGATTTGGTTGATGTGAGCCATTTGGCATTATGCATCCGAACTACTGCAGGTTTTGCAGCTTCAGAACCAGAATCTGCAATCATAACATGACCAATATCAACTTAAGCATGCTAAATGTATCAGTAGCATATGCATATGCATAAGTAACTGATTGTGCCACGTGTCATAATTATGTGAGCCCAAAATACATTTTCCGGCTTCTCTTATTTCACCCCATTCATAATttatttcttaatttaaaaaaagttaattaTGCCTGACTTCAATTATATCTTCGGTTCAAAATATCGTTTTCTGAATCTTGATTATtaactatttaatatttcatTTATTCAACGTATATAATACACCGGATTCTACGAAAAAAGAAACAGGAAAGCGAATTTCATATAAAATTAATTAACAGAAGCTGTGCCAACATTCAGCTAAAAAAAATAAAGCATTTAATTCAAACAGCTTATAATGGATGTGTATTTAAGAAAACAAAATGTTAAATCATATGATATTCATACTGTTACAAAAAGCAGTAATAAGATAGAACTAAGAAATTAATATATAAAGAAATAGAAAGAGGAATATTATTACGATGGAAAGTGCATAAATAAGCTGCTGCTGATTCGGCCATAGAATTGAAGTATGAAGAAACGATGGATGGGTGTTGAGTTGAGTTGAGTTGAGAAAGGGGTAGGAAGGATTTATGGGTTGTTGTTACTCCTCGTAATGTCCgccctcatcatcatcatcactccttttggtttggtttggttatgGCGTGTCAGTAGTAGTGGGGTTTCTCATTTGTCTCTGATTTGATTTCACTAaaactttttttaattatttgactTAATTTGAAATATCGACAAAATTCTCCGGAACCACAAGTTGTTACCGACAACAACAATAGGAAACTATTTGACAAAACACAAGTCATTTTTTAACATTATATCAATTTTTACTTATTGACTGAGAAGCGAGAAATGTGTGACTCGTGAACTTATACCAAATTTAccataatttttattaaaaatacaaTATGTtcaatttaaatataaaaaactgTGTGAAAACAAATATTTTACCGGTTTATTAGACACTAATGTTATCATATTTAGGGATGTTTAAATCGTTCGCCGCTCGTTCGAAAATTGCTCGGAAAATGCccgttcgatttgacgctcggttcTAAACGAGCCGCTCTGTTTGGTTCGGTTTGTCAACGAGctaagcatgagcaaaggtccgctcggctcggttcggctcggctcgaaTTCTTATTTTAATtagtgtatatatacatatacatatataaacatgtatatacaatacacaaatataaattacacacacctatatatatatacacttacaCATacagggtagggatcctaagagaagtccaccctatttgagaaacttgagaaacattctggaccacacattttcctaaGTTTctcataatatacacatatgtatatagtcaattttaaactatacatatgtgtatattacgaaaagcttagggaaaatgtgtggtccagaatgcttctcatgTAATATTCATAAGTTTAATATAATAGTAAGAGTGATGACTAAAagaaaatataagtatgttatcgTACCACttatttaaattattttcataaaatgccaactattattaattattatatagaGTTACATCACATGTCTTAGTTTTTATAACCAATAATACATATAGTTAATGAAAATATTAATTTATGTAAGTGGATATTTTAGCAATATATTAGATgacatctatactatataataaaagaaacttaattttggacacgtgtcatt
Above is a window of Helianthus annuus cultivar XRQ/B chromosome 14, HanXRQr2.0-SUNRISE, whole genome shotgun sequence DNA encoding:
- the LOC110904814 gene encoding biotin carboxyl carrier protein of acetyl-CoA carboxylase; translated protein: MAESAAAYLCTFHHSGSEAAKPAVVRMHNAKWLTSTKSHVPTFGRELVSSPKKRAGIVVSCEKKSDNVVIEESKGPSEKSFSRRATFPSGFEELVVGVCDETQIAELKIKIGDFEMHLKRNIQSTEAEAEAHTLVVSPTEPPPIPSKPMTGSTPADSPTASEKATANPFTNASFNKSNKLAALEASGASGHVFISCPTVGSFRKGRTFKGKRQPPVCKEGSVIKEGQTICYLDQFGTELPVKSDVDGEVIKFLVNDGEAVGYGDPLIAILPSFHDIVL